In the Candidatus Omnitrophota bacterium genome, GCTTCCAGCGGGTTTGGCGCAGCGACGGCGCTGGAATTGGCCCGGCACGGGGTGAACATCATCGGCGTCCACTTGGATCGGCGCGCGACGCTGGCCAACGTCGAGCAACTCAAAGCCTCAATCCAACAGCTCGGGACGGAAGCGCTCTTTTTTAATGTCAACGCCGCAGATCCGCTCAAGCGGCAGGATGTGCTGAATGCGGTGCAGCCGAAACTCGGCGGATCACCCGTGACGGTGCTGCTGCATTCGCTTGCCTTCGGCACGCTCAAGCCCTATGTCGGGCCGGATCCGAAAGAGCGCCTCACCAAAGATCAGATGGAGATGACGCTCGACGTCATGGCGAACAGCCTCGTGTACTGGGTGCAGGATCTCATCGACCGCAAGATGCTAGGTCGCGGCTCCCGCGTCTTTGCGATGACCAGCTCCGGCGGCACGCGCGTCTGGCCGACCTATGGCGCGGTCTCCGCGGCGAAGGCGGCCCTGGAGTCGCATGTCCGGCAGCTCGCACTCGAACTCGCCCC is a window encoding:
- a CDS encoding SDR family oxidoreductase, whose product is MSAQTLSGTWAIILGASSGFGAATALELARHGVNIIGVHLDRRATLANVEQLKASIQQLGTEALFFNVNAADPLKRQDVLNAVQPKLGGSPVTVLLHSLAFGTLKPYVGPDPKERLTKDQMEMTLDVMANSLVYWVQDLIDRKMLGRGSRVFAMTSSGGTRVWPTYGAVSAAKAALESHVRQLALELAPYGATANCIRAGVTDTPALRKIPGNEQMMEFSKLRNPYHRLTRPEDVAKAIAILSNSGAEWVTGNTIGVDGGEDIVG